Proteins encoded within one genomic window of Panicum virgatum strain AP13 chromosome 1N, P.virgatum_v5, whole genome shotgun sequence:
- the LOC120656846 gene encoding FCS-Like Zinc finger 1-like, with the protein MASSSSSSSSFFNIEPLECAETCRCAMDACSLCGKRLAGDRDIFMYRGDTPFCSEECRYRRMVSDGVGARKNKPFNFKTEHRRAAPAAAQPGRVHIAADVPVAI; encoded by the exons AtggcttcctcttcctcctcctcctcctcattctTCAACATCGAGCCGCTCGAGTGCGCCGAGACCTGCCGCTGCGCCATGGACGCATGCTCCCTCTGCGGGAAGCGCCTGGCCGGGGACCGCGACATCTTCATGTACAG AGGGGACACGCCGTTCTGCAGCGAGGAGTGCAGGTACCGCCGGATGGTGAGCGACGGCGTGGGCGCCCGGAAGAACAAGCCCTTCAACTTCAAGACGGAGCATaggcgcgcggcgccggcggccgcccagCCCGGCCGCGTCCACATCGCGGCAGACGTGCCCGTTGCGATCTAA